In Candidatus Sericytochromatia bacterium, the DNA window CTTGGCGGCGGCCACCGCATCCGACGCGGTGGGGGAAGACGTCGCAGCCGGCGTAGCGGGCGCCTGAGAGACCGAAAGGGGCTGGAACTGCCGAGAGTTGTTACGGTACACCGTGATGCCCTTGCAACCCGTCTGATAGGCGAGCAAATAGGCCGTCTCCACGTCCTCTTGGGTGGCTTCCTCCGCGAAGTTAATGGTCTTCGAGGTCGCGGAGTCGTTGTAATGCTGGAAGGCCGCCTGGATCAAGACGTGCTCGGACGGGGAGATGTCGTGGGCGGTGCGATAGATGCGAACGGCGTCCGGCGGAACGTCGAAGCCGACCAGGTCGACCAGACTACCGTGATTCGCGTCGATGGCCTCCATCAAGGCCTGACTGTAGAAGCCCTGAGCCTTGGCATATTCCTGGAACACCCCATCCACGTCCACCATGTGCGTGTCGGCCTGCCAGCGTTTGAAGGCCAGCGCAAACACCGGTTCGCATCCACCGGAGGTGTCCGCAATGATGGACAGCGTACCGGTTGGCGCCACCGTCGTCGTGGTCGAGTTACGCAAGCCAAAGGTTTCCACTTCAGACCAGAGTGAAGCGTAATCGGCCTCGGGATGGCGTTGTTTGCGGGCCTGACGTTCTTCGAACATGCGCTTGAAGATCGCATTGCTCTCGGCTTCGTGGCCAGCCCGAGCCGGGAAGGCCCCCCGCTTCTTGGCGAGTTGGAGACTCATGACCTTCGACTCGAAGTCGATGAAGCTCATGAGTTGTTCCGCGACCCGCAAACTCTCTTCGGATCCATAGCCAATCCCCAGCTTGAACAACATCCGGGCGAAGCCCATCACGCCCAACCCAATCTTTCGGGTGGCGTGGGTGACGTCCCGGATCTCGGCGATCGGGTAACGGTTGGCGTCGATGACGTTGTCGAGCATGTGGGTCGCGCCGTGAATCACGGTGCGCAAGCGCGCCCAGTCGACCACCGGGCCCGCCGGTGAATCCACCACAAAGCGTTCGAGATTGACCGAGCCCAGGTTGCACGACTCGTAAGGAATCAGAGGCTGCTCGCCGCACGGATTGGTCGCTTCGTAGCGGCCCATCCAGGGCACGGGGCAGTATTCGTTCATCCGATCAATGAAGACGATGCCCGGTTCACCGGTGCTCCAAGCCCTTTGCACGACTTGCTTGAACACGTGGCGGGCATCCAACTGAGCCACCACTTCGCCACTGCGCGGGTTGAAGAGATCGTAAGGCGTTCCAGCTTCCACAGCCTGCATGAAGGCATCCGTGACGGCCACCGAGATGTTGAAGTTGGTCAGCTTGGTCAGGTCTTCCTTGTGAGCCACGAAGTCCATGATGTCCGGGTGGTCGACCCGCAGGATCCCCATGTTGGCGCCGCGCCGCATGCCACCCTGCTTGATGCTCTCGGTCGCAGCATTGAAAACATCCATGAAAGAAACCGGGCCCGACGAGACACCCTTGGTGCTCTGCACCAGGTCGTTTTTCGGCCGCAGACGCGAGAAGGAGAAGCCGGTGCCCCCTCCGGTCTGGTGGATCAGGGCTGCGTGCTTGATGCTCTCGAAGATTCCCGCCAGGTCATCCGGGACCGGCAAGACGAAGCAAGCAGATAGTTGCCCCGTGCGGGTTCCAGCATTCGCCAGGGTCGGTGAATTGGGCAGGAAATCAAGCTCGGAAGTAAGCTTGAAAAAGGCTTCCGCGGTGGCATCGACCTCGGCGTCGGAGGCCCCGTAGTTGCGGTCTGGCTCGGCCAGGGCCCGGGCCACGCGCCGGAACAGGCCTTCCGGGGTCTCAGACAACTTGCCTTGCTGGTCTTTCAGCAAATAGCGCTTCTCAAGAACTGTAACCGCGTTCTTGCTCAACATAATCTTGCGGTTCTCCTCACGCGTGGGGTGTGGGGGGAGGGGATGGGACAACATCGCCGGAGCTTCAACAAGGTGAATCTCCGGCGTCAGGCAAGGGGTCCGAGGCAGCTATCAACACAGCGAAACACTGGTGGCGCCTTGTTTTCCAACCCTGAGGAACGAGGGAGGATTATACGGGAGCCACCGAGCGAACGCAATCCCCGCCCAATCGTCACGAGCATCATGAAGGT includes these proteins:
- a CDS encoding vitamin B12-dependent ribonucleotide reductase, with product MLSHPLPPHPTREENRKIMLSKNAVTVLEKRYLLKDQQGKLSETPEGLFRRVARALAEPDRNYGASDAEVDATAEAFFKLTSELDFLPNSPTLANAGTRTGQLSACFVLPVPDDLAGIFESIKHAALIHQTGGGTGFSFSRLRPKNDLVQSTKGVSSGPVSFMDVFNAATESIKQGGMRRGANMGILRVDHPDIMDFVAHKEDLTKLTNFNISVAVTDAFMQAVEAGTPYDLFNPRSGEVVAQLDARHVFKQVVQRAWSTGEPGIVFIDRMNEYCPVPWMGRYEATNPCGEQPLIPYESCNLGSVNLERFVVDSPAGPVVDWARLRTVIHGATHMLDNVIDANRYPIAEIRDVTHATRKIGLGVMGFARMLFKLGIGYGSEESLRVAEQLMSFIDFESKVMSLQLAKKRGAFPARAGHEAESNAIFKRMFEERQARKQRHPEADYASLWSEVETFGLRNSTTTTVAPTGTLSIIADTSGGCEPVFALAFKRWQADTHMVDVDGVFQEYAKAQGFYSQALMEAIDANHGSLVDLVGFDVPPDAVRIYRTAHDISPSEHVLIQAAFQHYNDSATSKTINFAEEATQEDVETAYLLAYQTGCKGITVYRNNSRQFQPLSVSQAPATPAATSSPTASDAVAAAKPRPRPEDLYGYTRTTQTGDGKLYTTVNYDEYGIREVVTNIGRSGGTLFSLSEAIGRLISLALQHNVPVDEISRSLIGIRGANPYGFGANQVLSIPDAIGKVLKDSPRNLGQVLAAQPAVLPVTSSAAVVAKAGADRYGIDAVRIYGESPECPECGSGLEFGEGCVTCRSCGYSKCG